A single genomic interval of Amblyomma americanum isolate KBUSLIRL-KWMA chromosome 11, ASM5285725v1, whole genome shotgun sequence harbors:
- the LOC144111301 gene encoding sodium-dependent multivitamin transporter-like has translation MSHSPTVGVYDYGIFFSLTALSLGIGLYLSFRKRGRYRNRDETFLGSRKIHGVALALSMVASSVTAVGTIGFVAYYYLHGFHTLWCIPAFLPGGILVYYFILPVLYELKLTSIFEYLRMRYGNGVGIASSLIYFVLSQTIGATGLYSAAVAMSTIFGMSLAISIILLGVAGTTYTALGGLKSVVWADCVQALIMVASPFAIIGKVIYDSAQSAVPPRPLDDLNFSAYILRTELDLTTDETVWAGSIGAFPVQLMRLGLDQVITQRFLAARSLRQARLAGFGGISLLVFCYLLHGLAAFSMIYWFRDCDPVLSGSITRYDQIVPYYIDKNASSAHGFRGLFLAGLVSASISTVSSIVNSHAAILYVDIVSPYIPISEEKSGHVMVALATSSGIVMVLLGLLVPYIGSAARFFIALNSGAAGPFAGIIILAFFFPWANAKGTAVAALGVFILQIWQTTGRFLSRIGPARMAYGLDRCPANITLMSVELPGNPEKYQGLLLYRISPYWCSLFSGCLTVLLGLAFSVASGSPKGNVEAALRLSSPSVFKFWRRIGFLRHIAKPIERVAPDPLATEEIEALRTHESDNCAIMEAASWTGLKLISSSILKTGIS, from the exons ATGTCGCATTCGCCGACAGTGGGTGTCTACGACTACGGGATTTTCTTTTCTCTGACGGCACTCAGTTTGG GAATCGGTCTATACTTATCCTTTCGAAAACGAGGCCGTTACAGGAATAGAGATGAGACGTTCCTGGGAAGCCGGAAGATACACGGGGTTGCCCTGGCGCTGTCCATGGTGGCATCAAGCGTCACTGCGGTGGGTACGATAGGATTCGTGGCCTACTACTACCTCCACGGCTTCCACACACTGTGGTGCATACCAGCGTTCCTCCCGGGCGGGATCCTCGTCTACTACTTCATACTGCCGGTCCTGTACGAACTGAAGCTCACTTCCATATTTGAG TACCTTCGTATGCGATACGGAAACGGAGTTGGGATAGCCTCATCTCTGATATACTTCGTTCTAAGC CAGACAATAGGCGCGACAGGACTCTACAGTGCAGCAGTTGCCATGTCGACAA TTTTTGGAATGTCCTTGGCGATTTCCATCATTTTACTCGGTGTCGCGGGTACCACGTACACTGCACTG GGAGGCCTAAAGAGCGTCGTCTGGGCTGACTGCGTGCAAGCCCTCATCATGGTTGCCTCACCATTCGCGATCATCGGGAAAGTAATTTACGATTCCGCGCAGAGCGCGGTTCCTCCTCGACCCCTCGACGATTTGAACTTTTCGGCCTACATTTTGCG aaCAGAATTGGACCTCACGACTGACGAGACCGTCTGGGCTGGCTCTATTGGAGCCTTTCCCGTTCAGCTTATGCGACTCGGATTGGATCAGGTGATCACGCAGAGATTCCTGGCAGCAAGATCGCTTAGACAGGCAAGATT agCTGGGTTTGGTGGAATAAGTCTCCTGGTGTTCTGCTACCTCCTCCATGGTCTGGCCGCATTCTCTATGATCTACTGGTTCCGGGATTGTGATCCTGTTCTTTCAGGCTCTATAACTCGCTACGACCAG ATTGTACCGTACTACATAGACAAAAATGCCAGTTCCGCCCATGGATTCCGAGGTTTGTTCTTGGCTGGACTCGTCAGTGCGTCAATAAG CACAGTGTCCTCTATTGTGAACTCACACGCTGCAATTTTGTACGTGGACATCGTGTCACCGTACATTCCTATTTCCGAGGAGAAATCTGGCCATGTGATGGTGGCTCTTG CAACGTCTAGCGGCATTGTCATGGTGCTACTTGGCCTCTTGGTACCATACATCGGATCTGCTGCAAGG tTTTTTATTGCCCTCAACTCTGGAGCAGCTGGCCCCTTCGCCGGAATCATCATACTCGCGTTCTTCTTTCCATGGGCAAACGCGAAG gGTACTGCGGTGGCAGCCCTTGGGGTTTTTATTCTCCAGATATGGCAGACAACGGGCAGATTCTTGTCACGCATTGGACCAGCAAGAATGGCTTACGGTCTGGATAGGTGTCCTGCAAACATAACACTCATGTCTGTGGAACTTCCGGGAAATCCTGAAAA GTACCAGGGGCTCCTCCTGTATCGGATCTCGCCCTATTGGTGCAGTCTCTTCTCAGGATGCCTAACTGTGCTCTTGGGCCTCGCCTTCAGTGTGGCTTCCG GCTCACCGAAAGGCAACGTTGAAGCTGCCCTTCGCCTGTCAAGTCCTTCGGTTTTCAAGTTTTGGAGGCGAATCGGTTTTCTACGCCATATCGCGAAG CCAATCGAACGCGTCGCACCTGATCCACTGGCCACCGAGGAAATCGAAGCACTGCGAACACATGAAAGCGACAACTGCGCCATAATGGAGGCAGCGAGTTGGACCGGGTTGAAGCTGATTTCTTCATCCATTCTAAAGACCGGAATTTCTTGA